The following are encoded together in the Salvia hispanica cultivar TCC Black 2014 chromosome 6, UniMelb_Shisp_WGS_1.0, whole genome shotgun sequence genome:
- the LOC125197485 gene encoding heavy metal-associated isoprenylated plant protein 35-like isoform X2 codes for MKGLICQSTAVCLSHEQRSVAAPERMNKYVRLGEHRHHHRHRHHHHHAKNIKQPPISHHLFQVVVLRVSIHCQGCAAKLHKHLSKMQGVTSFSIDLESKMVKVAGHVSPSSVLESISKMEATDEKP; via the exons ATGAAGGGTCTGATTTGCCAGTCAACAGCTGTGTGCTTGAGCCATGAGCAGCGCTCAGTGGCGGCGCCGGAGAGAATGAACAAGTACGTTAGGTTAGGGGAGCATCGCCATCACCATCGCCATCgccatcatcatcaccacGCCAAAAACATCAAACAACCGCCAATATCTCATCATCTTTTTCAG GTGGTTGTCCTGAGAGTCTCCATTCACTGCCAAGGTTGTGCTGCTAAACTCCACAAACATCTATCCAAAATGCAAG GTGTGACGTCATTCAGCATTGACCTAGAGAGCAAGATGGTAAAAGTGGCTGGACACGTGTCTCCATCCAGTGTGCTTGAGAGCATATCAAAG ATGGAGGCAACTGACGAAAAGCCGTGA
- the LOC125191812 gene encoding protein RAE1-like, producing the protein MATFGASTTNVNPNRSAEVASPPSDSVSSLCFSSKANHLIATSWDNQVRCWEVMIQGTNITTVPKASISHDQPVLCSAWKDDGTTVFSGGCDKQVKMWPLLSGGQPVTVAMHDAPIKELAWIPEMSLLVTGSWDKTLRYWDLRQQNPTWVQQLPERCYALTVKHPLMVVGTADRNLVVFNLQNPQTEFKRVVSPLKYQTRCLAAFPDQQGFLVGSIEGRVGVHHLDDAQSSKNFTFKCHRDGNDIYSVNSLNFHPVHQTFATAGSDGAFNFWDKDSKQRLKAMLRCSQPIPCSTFNHDGSIYAYSVCYDWSKGAENHNPSTAKTHIYLHQPQEAEVKGKPRAGTSGRK; encoded by the exons ATGGCTACATTCGGCGCTTCAACTACTAATGTCAATCCTAATCGTTCAGCTGAG GTGGCGTCACCTCCAAGCGATTCAGTTTCGAGCCTGTGTTTTAGTTCCAAGGCCAATCACTTGATCGCTACGTCGTGGGATAATCAG GTACGATGTTGGGAGGTGATGATACAAGGAACCAATATCACCACTGTTCCTAAGGCTTCGATATCACATGATCAACCG GTCTTGTGCTCAGCTTGGAAGGATGATGGAACAACTGTATTTTCTGGTGGCTGTGACAAACAAGTCAAGATGTGGCCATTATTATCTGGTGGACAACCTGTAACTGTAGCCATGCATGATGCTCCTATTAAAGAGCTTGCTTGGATCCCAGAAATGAGTCTCCTAGTCACAGGAAGCTGGGATAAGACACTTAG GTATTGGGATCTGAGACAGCAGAATCCAACTTGGGTGCAGCAGCTCCCTGAGCGGTGCTATGCGCTTACTGTTAAACATCCTCTTATGGTTGTTGGCACTGCAGATAGAAATCTTGTAGTTTTCAACCTGCAGAACCCTCAG ACAGAGTTCAAGAGAGTCGTGTCACCATTGAAGTACCAGACTAGGTGTTTAGCTGCATTCCCAGATCAGCAAGGCTTCTTA GTTGGTTCCATTGAAGGAAGAGTTGGGGTACACCACCTTGATGATGCACAATCAAgtaaaaattttacttttaaatgtCACAGAGATGGCAATGACATTTACTCTGTCAACTCACTGAATTTTCATCCC GTACACCAGACATTTGCCACTGCTGGATCTGATGGTGCCTTTAACTTTTGGGACAAAGATAGCAAACAGAGGCTTAAG GCTATGCTGAGGTGCAGTCAGCCAATACCTTGTAGCACATTCAACCACGATGGGTCGATATATGCATACTCG GTTTGTTACGACTGGAGCAAAGGTGCTGAAAATCACAATCCGTCAACAGCAAAAACCCATATCTACCTACATCAGCCCCAG GAGGCTGAGGTCAAGGGCAAACCACGGGCTGGAACAAGCGGTCGGAAGTGA
- the LOC125197485 gene encoding protein SODIUM POTASSIUM ROOT DEFECTIVE 2-like isoform X1, giving the protein MKGLICQSTAVCLSHEQRSVAAPERMNKYVRLGEHRHHHRHRHHHHHAKNIKQPPISHHLFQVVVLRVSIHCQGCAAKLHKHLSKMQGVTSFSIDLESKMVKVAGHVSPSSVLESISKVKRAEFWSG; this is encoded by the exons ATGAAGGGTCTGATTTGCCAGTCAACAGCTGTGTGCTTGAGCCATGAGCAGCGCTCAGTGGCGGCGCCGGAGAGAATGAACAAGTACGTTAGGTTAGGGGAGCATCGCCATCACCATCGCCATCgccatcatcatcaccacGCCAAAAACATCAAACAACCGCCAATATCTCATCATCTTTTTCAG GTGGTTGTCCTGAGAGTCTCCATTCACTGCCAAGGTTGTGCTGCTAAACTCCACAAACATCTATCCAAAATGCAAG GTGTGACGTCATTCAGCATTGACCTAGAGAGCAAGATGGTAAAAGTGGCTGGACACGTGTCTCCATCCAGTGTGCTTGAGAGCATATCAAAGGTGAAAAGGGCAGAATTTTGGTCCGGTTAG
- the LOC125194771 gene encoding uncharacterized protein LOC125194771, with protein sequence MNQDFFKNLPLEITINILSRLPLRSKSISKCVCKPWLNLIESDDFVKSEIKTPPALVLLMPETSNSTQCTIIEFEDEDEEADLESYALALQFRHLTDIEIPHGNSVIGINGGASDTHHVYTLGTGTWRRVGAGPASGCTFSYHAYTVCNGNPHWVVYDSAQTLWIYAFDVETECFSIFSAPAVDELIVDGELPLDMKLNVLRGCLSLSYTLDKELVVIWLMKEYQVKESWTMEY encoded by the exons ATGAATCAAGATTTCTTCAAGAATCTACCATTAGAAATCACCATCAACATCCTCTCACGGCTCCCTCTCCGAAGCAAATCAATCAGCAAATGCGTCTGCAAACCATGGCTCAATCTGATCGAGTCCGACGATTTCGTCAAATCCGAAATCAAAACCCCACCCGCCCTAGTTCTGTTGATGCCGGAGACGAGCAACTCAACTCAGTGCACCATTATCGAatttgaagacgaagacgaagaAGCAGATCTGGAGAGCTATGCTCTTGCTCTTCAATTCCGTCACCTCACAGATATCGAAATCCCTCACGGAAACTCA GTCATTGGTATCAATGGGGGCGCTTCCGACACTCATCATGTATACACTCTCGGAACAGGAACATGGAGGCGTGTTGGAGCCGGCCCCGCTTCTGGCTGCACATTTTCATACCATGCATACACTGTATGCAATGGCAACCCCCACTGGGTAGTGTATGATTCAGCTCAAACCTTATGGATCTATGCTTTTGATGTTGAAACAGAATGTTTTAGCATCTTCTCTGCTCCCGCAGTAGATGAACTTATTGTTGATGGTGAACTTCCTTTGGATATGAAGTTGAATGTTTTGAGGGGCTGCCTTTCTTTGTCTTACACATTAGACAAAGAACTCGTCGTCATCTGGTTGATGAAGGAATACCAAGTCAAGGAATCTTGGACCATGGAGTACTAG